The Punica granatum isolate Tunisia-2019 chromosome 4, ASM765513v2, whole genome shotgun sequence genome has a window encoding:
- the LOC116204064 gene encoding NAD-dependent malic enzyme 62 kDa isoform, mitochondrial has product MSNFSGQIRASSSLMRRLRHRLSDDPARLLQVRCFTTTEGHRPTIVHKRSLDILHDPWFNKGTAFSMTERDRLDLRGLLPPNVMSTEQQIGRFMEDLKRLEQQARDGPSDPYAVAKWRILNRLHDRNETMYYKVLIANIKEYAPIVYTPTVGLVCQNYGGLFRRPRGMYFSAEDRGEMMSMVYNWPSEQVDMIVVTDGSRILGLGDLGVQGIAIAIGKLDLYVAAAGINPQRVLPVMIDVGTNNEKLLKDPLYLGLQQHRLDGDDYLAVIDEFMEAVFTRWPNVIVQFEDFQSKWAFKLLQRYRDTYRMFNDDVQGTAGVAIAGLLGAVRAQGRPMIDFPKMKIVVAGAGSAGIGVLNAARKTMARMLGDTETAFDSARSQFWVVDAKGLITEERQNIDPEAQPFAWKVKEVKRQGLREGASLVEVVRQVKPDVLLGLSAVGGLFSKEVLEAMKSSTSTRPAIFAMSNPTKNAECTPEEAFSIVGENAIFASGSPFQDVDLGNGHIGHCNQGNNMYLFPGIGLGTLLSGSRIISDGMLQAAAECLAAYMTEEEVVKGVIFPSISSIRDITKQVAAAVVREAIEEDLAEGYREMDARELGRLSQEEIAEYVDNNMWSPEYPTLVYKND; this is encoded by the exons ATGTCCAACTTCTCCGGTCAGATCAGGGCATCCTCGTCCCTAATGAGGCGCCTCAGGCACCGCCTCAGCGATGATCCGGCACGCCTCCTGCAGGTTCGGTGCTTCACTACCACCGAGGGCCATCGCCCCACGATTGTCCACAAGCGCAGTCTTGATATCCTCCACGACCCCTGGTTCAATAAG GGAACAGCATTTTCTATGACTGAACGGGACCGTCTTGATCTTCGAGGGCTTCTTCCTCCCAATGTTATGTCCACCGAACAGCAGATTGGTCGCTTCA TGGAGGATTTGAAGAGGCTCGAGCAGCAAGCAAGAGATGGGCCATCTGATCCTTATGCTGTGGCTAAGTGGCGGATCCTCAACCGATTGCATGATAGAAATGAAACTATGTATTACAAA GTTTTGATTGCCAATATTAAAGAATATGCGCCGATAGTATATACACCGACCGTGGGTCTTGTGTGCCAGAATTATGGTGGCTTGTTTAGAAGGCCAAGGGGAATGTACTTCAGTGCTGAAGATCGCGGTGAAATGATGTCTATGGTGTACAACTGGCCATCGGAGCAG GTTGATATGATTGTTGTAACGGATGGAAGCAGAATACTAGGACTTGGAGATCTTGGAGTTCAGGGAATTGCTATTGCAATTGGGAAGCTAGATCTGTATGTTGCTGCTGCTGGAATTAATCCACAAAGG GTGCTCCCTGTGATGATTGATGTAGGAACTAACAATGAAAAGCTTCTAAAGGATCCCTTGT ATTTGGGATTGCAACAACATCGCCTTGATGGCGATGATTATCTTGCCGTCATCGATGAATTCATGGAGGCTGTGTTTACTCGTTGGCCCAATGTGATTGTGCAG TTTGAAGACTTTCAAAGCAAGTGGGCTTTCAAGTTATTGCAACGATATAGAGACACCTACAGGATGTTTAATGATGATGTCCAG GGAACGGCTGGAGTCGCAATTGCTGGCCTCTTAGGAGCTGTAAGAGCTCAAGGAAGGCCGATGATTGACTTTCCAAAAATGAAGATTGTTGTTGCTGGTGCTGGAAG TGCTGGAATAGGTGTTCTGAATGCTGCAAGGAAGACAATGGCCCGAATGTTGGGAGATACGGAGACAGCTTTTGATAGTGCGCGGAGTCAATTTTGGGTGGTTGATGCAAAG GGTCTGATCACAGAGGAACGTCAAAACATTGATCCAGAAGCTCAGCCATTTGCATGGAAAGTTAAAGAAGTTAAACGTCAAGGATTGAGGGAGGGTGCAAGTCTAGTGGAAGTG GTGCGTCAAGTGAAGCCTGATGTGCTTCTTGGATTATCTGCAGTTGGGGGATTGTTTTCAAAAGAG GTATTAGAGGCAATGAAAAGTTCAACTTCAACTAGACCAGCTATCTTCGCAATGTCAAACCCCACCAAAAATG CTGAATGTACTCCTGAAGAAGCATTTTCCATTGTTGGTGAAAATGCTATCTTTGCAAGTGGAAGCCCGTTTCAAGATGTAGATCTTG GAAACGGTCATATTGGGCACTGCAACCAGGGAAACAACATGTATCTTTTCCCAGG GATTGGACTAGGTACTCTTTTATCAGGCTCTAGGATCATATCTGATGGCATGCTTCAGGCAGCTGCTGAATG CTTAGCTGCTTACATGACTGAAGAGGAGGTTGTCAAAGGAGTAATATTTCCTTCAATttctag CATTCGAGACATAACAAAGCAAGTAGCTGCAGCTGTTGTGAGGGAAGCAATAGAAGAGGACCTAGCTGAAGGATACCGTGAAATGGATGCTCGTGAACTTGGAAGGCTTAGCCAG GAGGAAATTGCAGAGTATGTGGATAACAACATGTGGAGTCCAGAATACCCGACATTGGTTTACAAGAACGATTGA